The following proteins come from a genomic window of Malus domestica chromosome 02, GDT2T_hap1:
- the LOC114821962 gene encoding probable carboxylesterase 17 codes for MVCQKVLVDEVSGWLRVFADGSVDRTWTGPPQVQFMTEPVAPHDEFIDGVATRDVCVNENLRLRIYLPETNPDDSLKLPVILHLHGGGFCISQADWYMYYQMYTKLVRSAKAICISVYLRLAPEHRLPAPIIDGFYALLWLRSVAQGESYEQWLVSHADFNRVFLIGDSSGGNLVHEVAARAGKVDLRPLRLAGGIPIHPGFVRSVRSRSELEQPESPMLTLDMVDKFLSLALPLGSTKDHPITCPMGSRAPSLDTLKLPPFLLCIAEMDMIVDTEMEYYDAMKRAKKDVELLISPGMSHSFYLNKIAVDMDPQTAEQTEALISGIKNFVNNH; via the coding sequence ATGGTCTGCCAGAAGGTTCTTGTTGATGAGGTGTCTGGTTGGCTGAGAGTGTTCGCCGATGGCTCAGTTGATCGGACATGGACTGGACCGCCTCAAGTCCAGTTCATGACCGAGCCAGTCGCACCACATGATGAATTCATCGATGGAGTTGCCACCCGAGATGTTTGCGTCAACGAAAACCTACGGCTACGAATTTATCTACCGGAGACAAACCCCGATGATTCTTTGAAGCTCCCTGTAATCCTTCATCTCCACGGAGGTGGCTTTTGTATAAGCCAGGCTGATTGGTACATGTACTACCAAATGTACACCAAGCTCGTACGCTCAGCCAAAGCCATTTGTATCTCTGTCTACTTAAGGCTCGCACCCGAGCACCGTCTCCCCGCTCCAATCATCGACGGCTTCTATGCGCTGCTCTGGCTTCGTTCCGTTGCACAAGGTGAATCATACGAGCAGTGGCTAGTCAGTCACGCAGACTTCAACCGTGTCTTTCTCATAGGGGACAGCTCGGGTGGAAATCTCGTACATGAAGTTGCCGCTCGAGCAGGGAAGGTGGATTTGCGTCCGTTGAGGCTAGCAGGTGGGATCCCTATCCACCCTGGATTCGTTCGATCAGTGAGGAGTAGGTCGGAGTTGGAGCAGCCAGAGTCACCTATGCTAACCCTAGACATGGTGGACAAGTTTCTGAGCTTGGCTCTGCCATTGGGGTCGACTAAGGACCATCCGATAACTTGTCCGATGGGCTCCAGAGCACCGTCTTTAGATACTCTGAAGCTGCCGCCGTTTCTTCTATGCATTGCTGAGATGGACATGATAGTAGACACAGAGATGGAATATTATGACGCCATGAAGAGGGCTAAGAAGGACGTGGAGCTTCTGATTAGTCCAGGGATGAGTCATAGCTTTTATCTTAACAAGATTGCGGTGGATATGGATCCTCAAACGGCTGAACAAACTGAGGCTCTAATTTCTGGGATAAAAAATTTCGTCAACAACCACTAA